A single region of the Arthrobacter sp. PAMC25564 genome encodes:
- a CDS encoding SURF1 family protein — protein MYRFLFSSKWLGYLLLAAIFAAACVGLGRWQMDRRAETLAEINRVLSNYSATPISFAQARDEFVSLDAEREWTQVELRGSYDVAGQRIVRNRPLNGQPGYEVVVPLKLVSGETVVIDRGWLPIGNDTPGHPDSIPAPPQGQVTVIARLKAGEPELQRGAPDGQLASIDLTAYSAQLGYPVLTGAYGQLASESPSAAAMPVAFPMPSTDEGTHLSYSLQWFAFGVLMFIGFGYAARQQARNAAIDAEDAAEEALNPDGGYLHSSGPAPVRRQRPVARKRKNATAEEEEDAILDAQGF, from the coding sequence ATGTACCGTTTCCTCTTCTCCAGTAAATGGCTGGGGTATCTGCTTTTGGCCGCGATCTTTGCCGCGGCCTGTGTGGGGCTGGGCCGCTGGCAAATGGACCGCCGCGCCGAGACCCTCGCCGAAATCAACCGTGTCCTGAGTAATTACTCGGCCACCCCGATCAGCTTCGCCCAGGCCCGGGACGAGTTCGTCAGCCTCGACGCCGAGCGCGAGTGGACGCAGGTTGAACTCCGCGGCAGCTACGACGTCGCCGGCCAGCGTATCGTGCGCAACCGGCCGCTCAACGGCCAGCCCGGCTACGAGGTCGTGGTCCCGCTCAAGCTGGTCAGCGGCGAGACCGTCGTGATCGACCGTGGCTGGCTGCCCATTGGCAACGACACCCCGGGCCATCCGGACTCCATTCCGGCCCCTCCGCAGGGCCAGGTGACTGTCATTGCCCGTCTCAAAGCGGGCGAACCCGAGCTCCAGCGTGGTGCCCCGGACGGCCAGCTCGCCTCGATCGACCTCACGGCCTATTCCGCCCAGCTGGGCTATCCCGTGCTGACCGGCGCTTACGGCCAACTGGCCTCGGAGAGCCCGTCAGCGGCGGCCATGCCCGTTGCCTTCCCCATGCCGTCGACCGATGAAGGCACGCATCTGTCCTACTCGTTGCAGTGGTTCGCCTTCGGGGTGCTGATGTTCATCGGCTTCGGCTACGCGGCCCGGCAACAGGCCCGCAACGCCGCCATCGACGCCGAGGACGCGGCCGAGGAAGCGTTGAACCCCGACGGCGGTTACCTGCACTCCAGTGGCCCGGCGCCTGTTCGCCGCCAGCGTCCCGTGGCGCGGAAGCGGAAGAACGCAACGGCGGAGGAAGAGGAAGACGCGATCCTCGACGCGCAGGGGTTCTGA
- a CDS encoding DUF3099 domain-containing protein, which produces MTLKNRPGASVPGDPESLSSDTEVHSITDAAAAHSDEMRQRMIKYAVAMGIRMVCLILVFVVDGWFKILPVIGAVFLPWIAVVIANGSDKAEIHSDSLLDYVPMGELDAPRVAAGPASGPGTNAAEDASMTLLQGELIDDEDDEDHGRAAS; this is translated from the coding sequence TTGACACTCAAAAACCGACCCGGTGCGTCTGTGCCCGGGGACCCGGAGTCATTATCCAGTGATACCGAGGTTCACAGCATTACGGACGCCGCGGCCGCACACTCCGATGAGATGCGCCAGCGGATGATCAAATACGCCGTAGCGATGGGCATCCGCATGGTGTGCCTGATCCTGGTTTTTGTGGTCGATGGCTGGTTCAAGATCCTGCCCGTCATTGGCGCCGTGTTCCTGCCCTGGATCGCCGTGGTGATCGCCAACGGCAGCGACAAGGCGGAGATCCACAGCGATTCCCTGCTGGATTACGTCCCGATGGGCGAACTGGATGCCCCGCGCGTTGCTGCCGGCCCTGCCTCCGGGCCTGGGACGAACGCAGCGGAAGACGCCTCGATGACGCTGCTGCAGGGCGAGCTGATCGATGATGAGGACGATGAGGACCACGGACGGGCTGCTTCATGA
- a CDS encoding beta-ketoacyl-ACP reductase, giving the protein MSEAATTGRSVLITGGNRGIGLAIAESFLANGDKVAVTYRSESKLPEGILGVKADVTDEASVDAAFTAVEAAHGPVEVLVANAGITKDTLLMRMSEDDFTSVIDTNLTGAFRVIKRASKGMIRARKGRVVLISSVSGLYGAPGQVNYSASKAGLVGIARSLTRELGGRGITANVVAPGFINTDMTAELPEETQKDYLSKVPAGRFAEASEVADVVRWIASDEAAYISGAVIPVDGGLGMGH; this is encoded by the coding sequence ATGTCTGAAGCAGCAACCACCGGCCGCAGCGTCCTGATCACCGGTGGAAACCGGGGGATCGGCCTGGCCATCGCCGAATCCTTCCTGGCCAACGGCGACAAGGTTGCGGTCACCTACCGCAGCGAATCCAAGCTCCCGGAAGGCATCCTCGGGGTCAAGGCCGATGTCACCGACGAGGCGTCCGTGGACGCCGCCTTCACCGCAGTTGAGGCCGCCCATGGTCCCGTGGAGGTGCTCGTCGCCAACGCCGGCATCACCAAGGACACGCTGCTCATGCGGATGAGCGAGGATGACTTCACCTCGGTCATCGACACCAACCTCACGGGCGCCTTCCGCGTCATCAAGCGGGCCTCCAAAGGAATGATCCGGGCCCGCAAGGGCCGTGTGGTCCTCATTTCCTCCGTCTCCGGCCTCTACGGCGCCCCGGGCCAGGTCAACTACTCGGCATCGAAGGCGGGCCTGGTCGGGATTGCCCGTTCGCTGACCCGTGAACTGGGCGGCCGCGGCATCACCGCGAACGTCGTGGCACCGGGATTCATCAACACGGACATGACGGCGGAACTGCCCGAGGAGACCCAGAAGGACTATCTCTCGAAGGTCCCGGCCGGCCGGTTCGCGGAGGCGTCCGAGGTTGCCGACGTCGTCCGCTGGATCGCCAGCGACGAAGCCGCCTACATCTCCGGCGCGGTCATTCCGGTCGACGGCGGCCTCGGCATGGGCCACTGA